One segment of Xiphias gladius isolate SHS-SW01 ecotype Sanya breed wild chromosome 1, ASM1685928v1, whole genome shotgun sequence DNA contains the following:
- the cebpa gene encoding CCAAT/enhancer-binding protein alpha codes for MELSNLYEVAPRPLMSSLNHGQQPSSGYRDPGDLGGEIGDNETSIDLSAYIDPSAFNDDFLADLFHHSSRQDKLKIMNGEYESLPCGPGPQQLYMSNYMESKLEPLYEHNPPRIRPVAIKQEPRDDEDLNPGMPPTYHHPHPHSQQYSQHSQHSQQQQQQQQQQQQLQMPHLQYQIAHCAQTTMHLQPGHPTPPPTPVPSPHQNHHQHPHQHPQQGGLKLLEQQRGGGKPKKHVDKSSPEYRLRRERNNVAVRKSRDKAKMRNMETQQKVVELTTDNERLRRRVEHLTRELDTLRGIFRQLPDGSFKPMGS; via the coding sequence ATGGAGCTCTCTAACCTGTACGAGGTCGCCCCCCGGCCCCTGATGAGCAGCCTGAACCACGGCCAGCAGCCCTCCTCCGGCTACAGAGACCCGGGAGACCTCGGCGGTGAGATCGGAGACAACGAAACCTCCATCGACCTGAGCGCCTACATCGACCCGTCGGCTTTCAACGACGACTTCTTGGCCGACCTGTTCCACCACAGCTCCCGGCAGGACAAGCTCAAGATCATGAACGGAGAGTACGAGTCGTTGCCGTGCGGCCCGGGGCCCCAGCAGCTCTACATGTCCAACTACATGGAGTCCAAGCTGGAGCCGCTCTACGAGCACAACCCGCCGCGCATCCGACCGGTCGCCATCAAGCAGGAGCCCCGGGACGACGAGGACCTGAACCCGGGCATGCCCCCCACCTACCACCACCCACACCCGCATTCCCAGCAGTACTCCCAGCATTCCCAGCattcccagcagcagcagcagcagcagcagcagcagcagcagctgcagatgCCGCACCTCCAGTACCAGATCGCGCACTGCGCGCAGACCACTATGCACCTCCAGCCGGGCCACCCAACTCCTCCGCCGACCCCGGTGCCCAGCCCGCACCAGAACCACCACCAACACCCGCACCAGCACCCGCAGCAGGGCGGCCTGAAGCTGCTGGAGCAGCAGCGGGGAGGCGGGAAACCCAAGAAGCACGTAGACAAGAGCAGCCCGGAGTACCGGCTGCGGCGCGAGCGCAACAACGTGGCCGTGCGCAAGAGCAGGGACAAGGCCAAGATGCGCAACATGGAGACGCAGCAGAAGGTGGTGGAGCTGACCACCGACAACGAGAGACTGAGGCGGAGAGTGGAGCACCTGACCCGGGAGCTGGACACGTTACGGGGCATCTTCAGACAGCTGCCGGACGGATCCTTCAAACCCATGGGCAGCTGA